A region of Lysobacter stagni DNA encodes the following proteins:
- a CDS encoding phytase, producing MSLRLATLAFVSCLVACTTTAPTASQRDREPDEAMEVEPLLSQAGIAHRVVTEAFLTAATPAENIDSPASWRTHDGKRWLIATGKASDRLVVYDGVSGATLRTVGGPGTALGQLQRPNGIAVIDDYVLVVERDNHRVQMFQLPDFKPLLAFGSEDLKQPYGLWVRAQKDSIEVIVSDNYMSPQNEDVPPPLAELDKRFKRYQLRRVPDGWHARLMGTFGETTADGAIRIAESVFGDIEHDRLLLAEEDVATGTRLRDYGLDGRYRGRDIGADLFKAQAEGMALMRCAGGTGFWIATDQFKDRSLFHVFDRVTLKHLGAFAGRKTANTDGVWLDQSADARFPQGVFYAVDDDQAVAAFDWRDIAAALSLPECIAP from the coding sequence ATGTCGCTGCGACTGGCCACGCTCGCCTTTGTGTCCTGCCTTGTTGCCTGCACCACCACCGCGCCAACCGCTTCGCAGCGGGACCGCGAACCGGACGAGGCGATGGAGGTGGAGCCGTTGCTCAGCCAGGCGGGTATCGCCCACCGCGTCGTCACCGAGGCCTTCCTCACCGCCGCCACGCCTGCGGAGAACATCGATTCGCCGGCGAGCTGGCGCACGCACGATGGCAAGCGCTGGCTGATCGCCACCGGAAAGGCCAGCGACCGGCTCGTCGTCTACGACGGCGTCAGCGGTGCGACGCTGCGCACGGTCGGTGGGCCAGGCACGGCGCTGGGGCAGTTGCAGCGGCCAAACGGCATCGCGGTGATCGACGATTACGTGCTGGTGGTGGAGCGCGACAACCACCGCGTGCAGATGTTCCAGCTGCCGGACTTCAAACCGCTGCTCGCCTTCGGCAGCGAGGACCTGAAGCAGCCGTACGGCCTTTGGGTGCGCGCGCAGAAGGACAGCATCGAGGTCATCGTCAGCGACAACTACATGTCGCCGCAGAACGAGGACGTGCCGCCACCGCTGGCCGAACTGGACAAGCGCTTCAAGCGTTACCAGTTGCGGCGCGTGCCGGACGGCTGGCACGCGCGGCTGATGGGCACGTTCGGCGAGACCACGGCGGACGGCGCCATCCGCATTGCTGAATCGGTGTTCGGCGACATCGAACACGACCGCCTGCTGCTGGCCGAAGAGGACGTCGCCACCGGCACGCGCCTGCGCGATTACGGACTGGACGGACGCTACCGCGGTCGCGACATCGGCGCGGACCTGTTCAAGGCGCAGGCCGAAGGCATGGCGCTGATGCGCTGCGCGGGAGGCACCGGTTTCTGGATCGCCACCGACCAGTTCAAGGATCGCAGCCTGTTCCACGTGTTCGACCGCGTCACGCTGAAGCACCTGGGCGCGTTCGCCGGGCGCAAGACCGCCAACACCGATGGTGTGTGGTTGGACCAGAGTGCCGATGCACGCTTCCCGCAGGGCGTGTTCTACGCCGTGGACGACGACCAGGCCGTGGCGGCGTTCGACTGGCGCGACATCGCGGCGGCGCTGTCGCTGCCGGAGTGCATAGCGCCGTGA
- a CDS encoding TonB-dependent receptor plug domain-containing protein encodes MKRNLLSAAMSRALLCALVAPISFSVMANEAPADASPDPKQLDAVVVQADIAYRNRSDAIAPVLSYDLEYFQRFEPLTVGDMLKRVPSVAFVSDILEYDGAQLRGLDPGYTQILINGKKVPGASNDRSFFVDRIPAELVERIEIIRSTSANRSGDAVAGALNIVLRDAYQFDGTYVRAGALRFDDGEVKPTYGAVASGQVGEGRLLGGFNVQGRYNPKRKRSDRFEEPGGDFVDREDQDDTRDGDDYSANLSYTRDIGTSRLSIDGFYVRTDRTETEHSLEFNDPTSTLRDNLLSINDQVEKIDQDNWSLGLEYVFDMAGGRTEFDLDYARFDDDTTSTEEQTSFDDGDTPPSFDEREGTREIATLRDREATSKLAHKRAWGTTTLEFGADFMDKRRDTALAVSEVDTDEEGAALPPYDEFERAASRIEEQRIDPT; translated from the coding sequence ATGAAACGTAACCTGCTGTCCGCGGCGATGTCGCGGGCGTTGTTGTGCGCGCTCGTCGCGCCGATCAGCTTTTCGGTGATGGCCAATGAAGCACCGGCCGACGCCTCGCCCGACCCGAAGCAGCTCGACGCGGTGGTGGTGCAGGCCGACATCGCATACCGCAACCGCAGCGACGCGATCGCGCCGGTGCTGTCGTACGACCTGGAGTACTTCCAGCGTTTCGAGCCGCTCACCGTTGGCGACATGCTCAAGCGCGTGCCCAGCGTGGCCTTCGTGTCCGACATCCTGGAGTATGACGGCGCACAGCTGCGCGGCCTGGATCCGGGCTATACGCAGATCCTGATCAACGGCAAGAAGGTTCCGGGCGCGTCCAACGACCGCTCCTTCTTCGTCGACCGCATTCCGGCCGAACTGGTCGAACGCATCGAGATCATCCGCAGCACCAGCGCCAATCGTTCGGGCGATGCCGTCGCCGGTGCGCTCAACATCGTGCTGCGCGATGCGTACCAGTTCGACGGAACGTACGTTCGCGCCGGTGCCTTGCGCTTCGACGACGGCGAGGTCAAACCTACCTACGGTGCAGTAGCCAGCGGCCAGGTGGGCGAAGGCCGCCTGCTCGGCGGCTTCAACGTGCAGGGTCGCTACAACCCGAAGCGCAAGCGCAGCGACCGTTTCGAAGAGCCGGGCGGGGACTTCGTCGACCGCGAGGACCAGGACGACACGCGCGACGGCGACGACTACTCCGCCAACCTGTCCTACACGCGCGACATCGGCACCAGTCGGCTGTCGATCGACGGCTTCTATGTGCGCACCGACCGCACCGAAACCGAGCATTCGCTGGAGTTCAACGACCCCACCAGCACCCTTCGCGACAACCTGCTCTCGATCAACGACCAGGTCGAGAAGATCGACCAGGACAACTGGTCGCTGGGCCTGGAATACGTCTTCGACATGGCCGGCGGGCGCACCGAGTTCGACCTGGACTACGCCCGCTTCGACGACGACACCACCTCCACGGAAGAGCAGACCAGTTTCGACGATGGCGACACCCCGCCGTCCTTCGACGAGCGCGAGGGCACACGCGAGATCGCCACCCTGCGCGACCGCGAAGCGACGTCGAAGCTTGCGCACAAGCGCGCATGGGGTACGACGACGCTTGAGTTCGGCGCGGACTTCATGGACAAGCGGCGCGACACGGCGCTGGCCGTGAGCGAGGTCGACACGGACGAGGAAGGTGCGGCATTGCCGCCGTACGATGAGTTCGAGCGCGCCGCCAGCCGCATCGAAGAGCAGCGGATCGACCCTACCTGA
- a CDS encoding TonB-dependent receptor plug domain-containing protein, translating into MVSGRSGALAWEAGLRYETTDVDVSADGEDDSNDYSVLLPSAHLKWDFTDADRLLFSVGRTVRRPNFDQVLPLTLEGEFGDNDFAGNPQLDPERAWGVDFGYERRLGTRGVFGVNVFYRDVKDLIEMVNTGEPSATALDDYDDEVEEFLDDNPGADENTPGFPEFDPDSFVYTARNVGDGKVYGIEFDLSTPLTALGLPDTGLFVNYSWLDSTVDDAFGERRFNNQASYVYNVGFIQDIPEWGMSFGASYRRQGDAYSRVLAEEVTTRYDGDLEVFVEKRFGERMSVRLTGSNLLDASKVEAFNKFDNAADQLSRDFDEFELERESSGPVYQLIARYSF; encoded by the coding sequence ATGGTCTCGGGCCGCTCCGGCGCGTTGGCATGGGAAGCGGGCCTGCGCTACGAGACCACCGACGTGGATGTGTCCGCCGACGGCGAGGACGACAGCAACGATTACTCGGTGCTGTTGCCATCGGCTCACCTCAAGTGGGACTTCACCGACGCCGACCGCCTGCTCTTCTCGGTGGGCCGCACCGTTCGCCGCCCGAACTTCGACCAGGTGTTGCCGCTGACGCTGGAGGGGGAATTCGGTGACAACGACTTCGCCGGCAATCCGCAACTCGATCCGGAGCGCGCATGGGGCGTGGACTTCGGCTATGAGCGCCGTCTCGGCACGCGCGGCGTGTTCGGCGTGAACGTGTTCTATCGTGACGTGAAGGACCTGATCGAGATGGTCAACACGGGCGAGCCCAGCGCCACCGCACTGGACGACTACGACGACGAGGTCGAGGAATTCCTCGATGACAATCCCGGCGCGGACGAGAACACGCCCGGCTTCCCCGAGTTCGACCCGGACAGCTTCGTCTATACCGCGCGCAACGTCGGCGATGGCAAGGTCTACGGTATCGAGTTCGACCTGTCCACGCCGCTCACCGCACTCGGCCTGCCCGACACGGGTCTGTTCGTGAACTACTCGTGGCTGGACAGCACGGTGGACGACGCCTTCGGCGAACGTCGCTTCAACAACCAGGCCAGTTACGTCTACAACGTCGGATTCATCCAGGACATTCCCGAATGGGGCATGTCGTTCGGTGCCAGCTATCGGCGGCAGGGCGATGCGTACTCGCGCGTGCTCGCCGAGGAAGTCACCACGCGCTACGACGGCGACCTGGAGGTATTCGTGGAGAAGCGTTTCGGCGAGCGCATGTCGGTCCGCCTGACCGGTTCGAACCTGCTGGATGCCTCCAAGGTCGAAGCCTTCAACAAGTTCGACAATGCCGCCGACCAGCTGTCCCGCGATTTCGACGAGTTCGAACTGGAACGCGAATCGTCCGGCCCGGTGTACCAGCTGATCGCGCGTTACTCGTTCTGA
- a CDS encoding class I SAM-dependent methyltransferase has translation MANPAITYEREIVPALFRPWAEVLLDLARPQEGERVLDLACGTGIVARLAARRVGSGGRVTGMDLNPAMLEVAQAQAAQEGLRIEWQQGDATTLPFADGAFDLVLCQHGLQFVPDRTALLKEAHRVLGPQGRIALAVWENLDRHPFWARFNEVLVELIGIPALAAPFCLGDAEQLRMLLQMAGFRDIDLAARSMHAVFGDPQGFVAMEVDVIAAAIPVTQHLNDAARAALTRAAETKLADAIAGQLHHGKISVPMHALLFAARA, from the coding sequence ATGGCCAACCCGGCAATCACCTACGAGCGCGAGATCGTGCCAGCGCTGTTCCGGCCCTGGGCGGAGGTGCTGCTGGACCTCGCCCGGCCGCAGGAGGGTGAGCGCGTGCTCGACCTGGCATGCGGGACGGGCATCGTCGCCCGCCTGGCCGCCCGGCGCGTCGGTTCCGGTGGTCGGGTGACCGGCATGGACCTGAATCCGGCGATGCTGGAGGTCGCACAGGCGCAAGCCGCGCAGGAAGGCCTGCGCATCGAGTGGCAGCAGGGCGACGCGACGACGCTGCCGTTCGCCGATGGCGCTTTCGACCTGGTCCTGTGCCAGCACGGCCTGCAGTTCGTGCCCGACCGCACCGCACTGCTGAAGGAGGCCCATCGCGTGCTGGGCCCGCAGGGACGGATCGCGCTGGCGGTGTGGGAAAACCTCGACAGGCATCCGTTCTGGGCGCGCTTCAACGAGGTGCTGGTCGAGCTGATCGGAATCCCCGCGCTCGCAGCCCCGTTCTGCCTCGGCGATGCCGAGCAGCTGCGCATGCTGCTGCAGATGGCCGGCTTCCGCGACATCGACCTGGCCGCACGATCGATGCATGCGGTATTCGGCGACCCGCAGGGGTTCGTCGCGATGGAAGTGGACGTGATCGCCGCGGCGATTCCCGTGACGCAGCACCTCAACGATGCCGCGCGCGCGGCGCTGACGCGCGCGGCGGAAACGAAGCTGGCCGATGCCATTGCCGGCCAGCTCCATCATGGAAAGATCAGCGTGCCGATGCACGCGCTTCTGTTCGCCGCGCGTGCGTGA
- the upp gene encoding uracil phosphoribosyltransferase codes for MKIVEVRHPLVQHKLGLMRVGEISTKEFRELASEVATLLTYEATADLETEEVIVQGWAGPVTTRRIKGAKVTLVPILRAGLGMLPGVLELIPAAKVGVVGLQRDEKSLQPVGYYEKLTGRMDERTAIILDPMLATGGTLVATVDMLKAAGCRRIKGLFLVAAPEGLRVLESRHPDVEVFTASIDERLNEVGYILPGLGDAGDKIFGTRHER; via the coding sequence ATGAAAATCGTCGAAGTCCGTCATCCCCTGGTGCAGCACAAGCTCGGCCTGATGCGCGTGGGCGAGATCAGCACCAAGGAGTTCCGCGAACTCGCCTCCGAGGTCGCGACGTTGCTGACCTACGAGGCCACCGCCGACCTGGAGACCGAAGAGGTCATCGTCCAGGGCTGGGCCGGACCGGTGACGACGCGGCGCATCAAGGGCGCCAAGGTCACGTTGGTACCCATCCTGCGCGCGGGACTGGGCATGCTGCCCGGCGTGCTGGAACTGATTCCGGCGGCGAAGGTGGGCGTGGTCGGCCTGCAGCGCGACGAGAAATCGCTGCAGCCGGTCGGGTACTACGAAAAGCTGACCGGCCGCATGGACGAGCGCACAGCGATCATCCTCGATCCGATGCTCGCCACCGGCGGAACGCTGGTGGCTACGGTGGACATGCTCAAGGCCGCCGGCTGCAGGCGCATCAAGGGCCTGTTCCTGGTGGCGGCACCGGAAGGCCTGCGCGTGCTCGAATCGCGCCATCCCGATGTCGAGGTATTCACGGCATCGATCGACGAGCGGCTCAACGAGGTCGGCTACATCCTGCCGGGCCTGGGCGATGCCGGCGACAAGATCTTCGGCACGCGGCACGAACGCTGA
- a CDS encoding GFA family protein — MPLIASCHCGATKIQAAEIPRAAKECNCSFCARTGAVWAYYKPGELLFVSQDDEQTYSATGMNRHHFCGRCGMHTWGDSPDWASSYNADGTPKEGVTANTVPQQRIYAVNLRLVDDLDWSAIAVEKMDGRNNW; from the coding sequence ATGCCCCTCATCGCGTCCTGCCATTGCGGCGCCACGAAGATCCAGGCGGCGGAAATCCCACGCGCGGCGAAGGAATGCAATTGCTCGTTCTGCGCGCGTACCGGCGCCGTGTGGGCTTACTACAAACCCGGTGAACTGCTGTTCGTCTCGCAGGACGACGAGCAGACCTATTCGGCCACCGGCATGAACCGCCATCACTTCTGCGGCCGCTGCGGCATGCACACCTGGGGCGACTCACCCGACTGGGCGTCGTCCTACAACGCGGACGGGACCCCGAAGGAAGGTGTCACCGCGAACACGGTGCCGCAGCAACGCATCTACGCGGTGAACCTGCGACTGGTCGACGACCTCGACTGGTCGGCGATCGCCGTGGAGAAGATGGACGGCCGCAACAACTGGTGA
- a CDS encoding DUF805 domain-containing protein has protein sequence MMEWYLKVVRNHYFDFAGRARRKEYWMFLLVNVILALCIGLVAGLIKQSWIGSIYALAVLLPGLGVTARRLHDIGKSGWFILIGLIPLVGLYLIYLLAQEGVRGPNAFGPDPKAAG, from the coding sequence ATGATGGAGTGGTACCTGAAGGTCGTGCGCAACCACTACTTCGATTTCGCGGGTCGCGCCCGCCGGAAGGAGTACTGGATGTTCCTGCTGGTCAACGTGATCCTGGCGCTGTGCATCGGGCTTGTCGCTGGCCTGATCAAACAGTCGTGGATCGGGAGCATCTACGCTCTGGCGGTTCTGCTGCCGGGACTGGGTGTGACGGCGCGTCGCCTGCACGACATCGGCAAGAGCGGCTGGTTCATCCTTATCGGACTCATCCCGCTGGTCGGGCTGTACCTGATCTACCTGCTGGCGCAGGAGGGCGTGCGCGGTCCGAATGCGTTCGGGCCAGACCCGAAGGCCGCCGGCTGA
- a CDS encoding TMEM43 family protein, translating to MKPHLAAAALSLAAVLMTGAVSAQATADEPMDPPRAGKALRDRDFGVATRQFGLERQVEMYQWRAGADGYTRVWHTAPIDSSSFPAGHENPKRVPLEQRRWWSQDATLDGRPIDLQVLQTLGQWRVFRPNFSRLPANLAASFQPEGDGLGSAENPLDPQVGDLRIQWRELHLPSLEGKVELRDGRWQLTPAAAAQALTAARASAVVELPPGQDRKLLPWLLAGAAALALAALTWRRMRRRAH from the coding sequence ATGAAGCCGCACCTGGCGGCCGCCGCGCTGTCGCTGGCCGCCGTACTGATGACGGGCGCGGTATCGGCGCAGGCGACCGCCGACGAGCCGATGGATCCGCCGCGCGCGGGCAAGGCCTTGCGCGACCGTGACTTCGGCGTGGCCACGCGACAGTTCGGTCTGGAACGCCAGGTCGAGATGTACCAGTGGCGTGCGGGTGCGGACGGATACACACGCGTGTGGCACACCGCGCCGATCGATTCGTCGTCGTTCCCGGCGGGCCACGAGAACCCGAAGCGCGTTCCATTGGAGCAGCGCCGGTGGTGGTCTCAGGACGCCACACTCGACGGCCGGCCGATCGACCTCCAGGTGCTGCAGACGCTGGGTCAATGGCGCGTGTTCCGCCCCAACTTCTCGCGCCTTCCGGCGAATCTGGCCGCGTCGTTCCAGCCGGAAGGCGATGGGCTGGGCAGTGCCGAGAATCCGCTGGACCCGCAGGTCGGCGACCTGCGCATCCAGTGGCGTGAGCTGCACCTTCCATCGCTGGAAGGAAAGGTCGAACTGCGCGATGGCCGATGGCAACTCACGCCGGCGGCAGCCGCGCAGGCGCTGACCGCGGCGCGCGCATCGGCCGTCGTGGAACTGCCGCCGGGCCAGGATCGCAAGCTGCTGCCGTGGTTGCTCGCAGGTGCGGCCGCGCTGGCGTTGGCTGCGCTGACCTGGCGACGGATGCGTCGCCGGGCCCATTGA
- a CDS encoding MBL fold metallo-hydrolase, with protein MKLWSILGNSQKLDGGAMFGNAPRAMWAKWSSPDDQNRIELACRALLASPLNGKTVLFETGIGAFFEPKLRERYGVVEDRHVLVESLAAAGFRPEDIDVVVLSHLHFDHAGGLLAPWTEGQAPRLMFPNATYVVGRRHYERALQPHPRDRASFIPELPGLLEGSGRLELVDGEFSRTLGSTVRFHYSDGHTPGLMLSEIVGPEVVGNEAHGGVVFCADLIPGRPWVHVPITMGYDRNAELLIDEKKAFLSDKLRRNVHLFFTHDPQCALAQVVQDEKGKFGTAHEVPELQARALAA; from the coding sequence ATGAAACTCTGGTCCATTCTCGGCAACAGCCAGAAGCTCGACGGCGGCGCGATGTTCGGCAACGCGCCGCGCGCCATGTGGGCGAAGTGGTCCTCGCCGGACGACCAGAACCGCATCGAGCTGGCGTGCCGCGCACTGCTGGCCTCGCCGCTCAATGGCAAGACGGTGCTGTTCGAAACCGGTATCGGCGCATTCTTCGAACCGAAACTGCGCGAGCGCTACGGCGTGGTGGAAGACCGCCACGTGCTGGTGGAGTCGCTGGCCGCCGCCGGCTTCAGACCCGAAGACATCGACGTTGTCGTGCTCTCGCACCTGCACTTCGACCACGCCGGCGGCCTGCTCGCGCCATGGACGGAAGGCCAGGCACCCCGGCTGATGTTCCCCAACGCGACCTACGTCGTCGGCCGTCGCCATTACGAACGCGCGCTGCAACCACATCCGCGCGACCGTGCGAGTTTCATTCCCGAACTGCCCGGCCTGCTGGAAGGTAGCGGCCGGCTTGAACTGGTCGACGGCGAATTCTCCAGAACGCTCGGCAGCACCGTGCGTTTCCATTACAGCGACGGCCACACGCCGGGGCTGATGCTTTCGGAGATCGTGGGACCGGAAGTCGTCGGAAACGAAGCGCACGGGGGCGTGGTGTTCTGTGCGGACCTCATTCCGGGCCGTCCGTGGGTGCACGTGCCGATCACCATGGGCTACGACCGCAACGCCGAACTGCTGATCGACGAGAAGAAGGCGTTCCTGTCCGACAAGCTGCGCCGCAATGTGCACCTGTTCTTCACTCACGACCCGCAGTGCGCGTTGGCGCAGGTCGTACAGGACGAGAAAGGCAAGTTCGGCACGGCGCACGAAGTGCCGGAGCTGCAGGCCAGGGCACTGGCTGCATGA
- the ggt gene encoding gamma-glutamyltransferase, producing the protein MRMTLRALAAGALSAGLLITATFPLQAAQKASTAKPPGAAIASAHALATDAGMEMIRQGGNAFDAAVAVSATLAVVEPISSGIGGGGFFLLHDAKSGKDVFVDARETAPASATPQAYLDTNGQLDNDRATNGPWSAGIPGLPAALVHVSQKYGRLPLKTSLAPAIRIAREGFEVYPRLERGYASRREVMERYRGTREVFLADGTPPKAGEVLKQPDLARTLELLAQKGFDGFYKGEIAQKLLASVKEEGGQWRAEELSGYRVKEREPLHFRYRDWQVTTAPPPSSGGVAIAQMLQMLSGWDLAKLDEAQRTHVIVESMRRAFRDRTLYLGDPDFVKMPLARLISADYAAGQRASIHPSRATPSDLLPGVPAPLEDDETTHFSILDADGNRVSTTQTVNLLYGSGLVAPGTGVLLNNEMDDFALRPGTPNAFGVMGFAANAPQAGKRMLSSMTPSFIESKDRLAVLGAPGGSRIITEVLIGILGYDQGLSAQQVAAKPRIHHQWMPDVISAEAGALSPETVKALEAMGHKVNAAERPWGNLQTVSWDKRTNTLEGGTDPRNPVGKADVLVK; encoded by the coding sequence ATGCGAATGACGTTGCGCGCGCTGGCTGCCGGCGCGTTGAGTGCAGGTTTGCTGATCACCGCAACGTTCCCGCTCCAGGCGGCACAGAAGGCATCCACGGCGAAGCCGCCGGGCGCGGCCATCGCATCCGCGCATGCGCTGGCGACGGACGCCGGCATGGAGATGATCCGCCAGGGCGGCAACGCATTCGACGCCGCGGTCGCGGTGTCGGCCACGCTCGCCGTGGTGGAGCCGATCAGCTCCGGCATCGGTGGCGGCGGTTTCTTCCTCCTGCACGATGCGAAGAGCGGCAAGGATGTCTTCGTCGACGCGCGCGAAACCGCGCCCGCATCGGCCACGCCGCAGGCCTACCTCGATACGAACGGGCAGCTCGACAACGATCGCGCCACCAACGGGCCTTGGTCGGCCGGCATCCCGGGCCTTCCGGCCGCACTGGTGCACGTGTCGCAGAAGTACGGACGCCTGCCGCTGAAGACCTCGCTCGCGCCGGCGATCCGCATCGCACGTGAAGGGTTCGAGGTCTACCCACGACTGGAGCGCGGCTACGCCAGCCGTCGCGAGGTGATGGAGCGTTATCGCGGCACGCGCGAAGTGTTCCTGGCCGACGGCACGCCGCCGAAGGCCGGCGAGGTCCTCAAGCAACCGGACCTGGCGCGCACGCTGGAACTGCTCGCGCAGAAGGGCTTCGACGGCTTCTACAAGGGCGAGATCGCGCAGAAGCTGCTGGCGTCCGTGAAGGAAGAAGGCGGGCAATGGCGAGCCGAGGAGCTCAGCGGTTATCGCGTCAAGGAACGCGAGCCGCTGCATTTCCGTTATCGCGATTGGCAGGTCACCACCGCGCCGCCGCCGTCGTCGGGCGGCGTGGCCATCGCGCAGATGCTGCAGATGCTGTCGGGCTGGGACCTGGCGAAGCTGGATGAGGCGCAGCGCACGCACGTGATCGTCGAGTCCATGCGTCGTGCATTCCGCGACCGCACGCTGTACCTGGGCGATCCGGATTTCGTGAAGATGCCGCTGGCACGGCTGATCAGCGCCGATTACGCCGCGGGGCAGCGCGCCAGCATCCATCCGTCCCGGGCCACGCCCAGCGATCTGCTGCCGGGCGTGCCGGCTCCGCTGGAAGACGATGAGACCACCCACTTCTCCATCCTCGATGCCGACGGCAATCGCGTCTCGACCACGCAGACGGTGAACCTGCTGTACGGCTCGGGTCTGGTCGCTCCCGGCACCGGCGTGCTGCTGAACAACGAGATGGACGACTTCGCACTGCGTCCGGGCACGCCCAACGCGTTCGGCGTGATGGGTTTCGCCGCCAATGCGCCGCAGGCCGGGAAGCGCATGCTCAGTTCGATGACGCCCAGCTTCATCGAATCGAAGGACAGGCTGGCCGTCCTCGGAGCCCCGGGCGGCAGCCGCATCATCACCGAGGTGCTGATCGGCATCCTGGGCTACGACCAGGGACTGAGCGCGCAGCAGGTGGCCGCCAAGCCGCGCATCCATCACCAGTGGATGCCGGACGTGATCTCGGCCGAGGCGGGCGCTTTGTCGCCGGAAACGGTCAAGGCGCTGGAAGCGATGGGCCACAAGGTGAACGCCGCCGAGCGTCCCTGGGGCAACCTGCAGACGGTGTCGTGGGACAAGCGCACCAATACGCTGGAAGGCGGCACCGACCCGCGCAACCCGGTGGGCAAGGCGGACGTGCTGGTGAAGTGA
- a CDS encoding YfhL family 4Fe-4S dicluster ferredoxin: protein MSLKINELCVNCDVCEPACPNQAISQGETIYVIDPARCTECVGHFDEPQCVVVCPVECIDPDPEHPESNEQLLAKLARLQQENR, encoded by the coding sequence ATGTCCCTGAAGATCAACGAGCTCTGCGTCAACTGCGACGTCTGCGAACCGGCCTGCCCGAACCAGGCGATCTCGCAGGGCGAGACGATCTATGTGATCGACCCGGCGCGCTGCACCGAATGCGTCGGCCATTTCGACGAACCACAGTGCGTGGTCGTCTGTCCGGTCGAGTGCATCGACCCCGACCCGGAACATCCCGAATCCAACGAGCAGCTGCTGGCCAAGCTGGCCCGGTTGCAACAGGAGAACCGCTGA
- the coaD gene encoding pantetheine-phosphate adenylyltransferase, whose amino-acid sequence MTVARNRIAVYPGTFDPITNGHIDLVDRAAPLFERLIIGVAESPAKGPALPLELRVGLAREAVAHHAHVEVRGFDCLLAHFVDEVGAGVLLRGLRAVSDFEYEFQLASMNRHLIPEVETLFLTPAEQYGFISSSLVREISRLGGDVSGFVPPAVAAALQTQWQRQPR is encoded by the coding sequence ATGACCGTGGCCCGAAACCGAATCGCCGTCTACCCCGGCACCTTCGACCCGATCACCAACGGCCACATCGACCTGGTCGACCGCGCTGCGCCGCTGTTCGAACGCCTGATCATCGGCGTGGCCGAAAGCCCGGCCAAGGGGCCCGCCCTTCCGCTGGAGCTGCGCGTGGGCCTGGCCCGCGAGGCCGTGGCGCACCATGCGCATGTGGAGGTCCGCGGCTTCGATTGCCTGCTGGCGCACTTCGTCGACGAAGTCGGTGCCGGCGTGCTGCTGCGCGGCCTGCGCGCGGTGTCGGACTTCGAGTACGAATTCCAGCTGGCCAGCATGAACCGCCACCTGATTCCGGAAGTGGAGACGCTGTTCCTCACCCCCGCAGAACAGTACGGCTTCATTTCCTCCTCGCTGGTGCGCGAGATCTCCCGCCTCGGCGGCGATGTCTCGGGTTTCGTGCCGCCGGCGGTCGCAGCGGCGTTGCAGACGCAATGGCAACGCCAACCTCGCTGA
- the rsmD gene encoding 16S rRNA (guanine(966)-N(2))-methyltransferase RsmD, with protein sequence MNKPTPGRPRPGASNVEGKVRLIGGRWRGTRLSVPDAPGLRPTSDRVRETLFNWLMPMLPGARVLDLFAGSGALGLEALSRGAASAVLVERDATLAAALRAVAARLPGGEAASVVQGDALSWLATQPEGAYDLAFVDPPFAAGMWEAVLPQVTTRLRPDGWLYVEAPHEAAFALPADWRLHREGRTREVRYALYRRTP encoded by the coding sequence ATGAACAAACCGACTCCAGGCCGGCCTCGACCGGGCGCCTCCAACGTCGAAGGCAAGGTCCGGCTGATCGGCGGACGCTGGCGTGGCACGCGGCTGAGCGTTCCCGATGCACCGGGTCTGCGGCCCACGTCCGATCGTGTTCGCGAGACCTTGTTCAACTGGCTCATGCCGATGCTGCCCGGCGCGCGCGTGCTGGACCTGTTCGCCGGCAGCGGTGCGCTCGGACTGGAGGCGCTGTCGCGCGGTGCGGCCTCCGCGGTGCTGGTCGAACGCGATGCGACGCTCGCCGCGGCGCTGCGCGCGGTGGCGGCGCGCTTGCCCGGCGGCGAGGCGGCCAGCGTCGTCCAGGGCGATGCGCTGTCCTGGTTGGCGACCCAGCCCGAAGGGGCGTACGACCTTGCCTTCGTCGACCCGCCGTTCGCGGCCGGAATGTGGGAAGCAGTGCTGCCGCAGGTAACGACGCGTCTGCGTCCCGACGGATGGCTGTACGTGGAGGCGCCGCACGAGGCGGCCTTCGCGCTGCCTGCGGACTGGCGCCTGCACCGCGAGGGACGCACCCGGGAGGTGCGCTATGCGCTCTATCGCCGGACACCCTAG